The following DNA comes from Patescibacteria group bacterium.
CTTCGCAGAGTCCCGCGCCGATCGATAAAATATTTTTTATTTTTCTTTCTAAGGCTTTAGGCGCGTTAACCAACGGCAAGGCTAAATCTATTTTAGGCAATTTAGCCTTAAGATTGTTATAGCCGTAAATCCGCGCCACTTCTTCGGCTAAATCTTCCGGCGAACTTACATCATGCACCGCGCGCCAGCTCGGTATAATAACGCTGAATTTTTCGCCCCGCGCTTTTAGGCTAAAGCCCAGCTTTTCTAAAATCTGTTTAACTTGCTTAGACGTAAATTCATGGCCGATAAACCGGTTTAGCCAAATTAAGTCCAGCTCCAAGGGCCCTTGCCTTAATTTATATTTATTTTCATCAATTAAAGCGCTGGCGATCTTAGCGCCCGGACAAATTTCTATAATCAGCTCCGCGGCGCGGTTAAGCGCGAGCTCGCATAAATTCGGATCCAGGCCTTTTTCAAAGCGCATGCTTGCTTCGGTCCTAAGGCTAAGTTTTTGCGCCGTTTTTCTTACCGAGTCATAATTAAAATTAGCCGATTCTACTATAACGGCGGAGGTTTGATTATTTATTTCGCTGTCAACTCCGCCCATAACGCCGGCTACGGCCACGGGCTTTCGGCCGTCGGTTATCACCAGCATATCTTTATCCAGCTCGCGCTTTTGCCCGTCAAGCGTTTCAATAATTTCCCCGGCTTTGGCCCGCCTGACGATTATTTCATTAATAAAATTTTTATCAAAAGCATGTAGCGGCTGGCCTAATTCCAGCATGACATAATTGGTTATGTCCACGATATTATTAATCGGCCGCATGCCGCAAGCCGACAGCCGATCCTGCATCCATTTAGGCGAAGGCGCGACTTTTATGCCCTCTAAGCCGACCGCCATATAGCGCGGGCACAATTTAAAATCTTCAATCTTAACTTTAAATTTAAAAGTTATTTTTTTGGCTTTTAAAATATCAACCTTAGACTTATAAATTTTAAATTTAACATTTAAAAAAGCCGAAATATCCCGAGCTAATCCGTAATGCGACCATAAATCGGCGCGATGCGTAATGCTTTTATTGTCAACTTCAAAAACCACATCACTTAAACCTAAATAATCGCTGAAATTTTGCCCGATCTTGCCCCCTTTAGCAAAGGGGGGTAGGGGGGATTTATCCAAAATCATAATGCCGGCGTGATCTTCACCTAATCCTAATTCATCTTCGGCGCACAGCATGCCGCATGATTTCACTCCTCTGATTTCCACCGGCTTTATTTCTAATCCGCTCGGCAGTACCGCGCCGATTAAAGCCACGGGCACTAGCTGGCCCGGCTTAATATTATCGGCGCCGCAAACGATTTCCAATTTCTCTTGGCCGATATCCACTAAAACCAATCTTAACCTATCCGCGTTCGGATGCGGCTTAACTTCCAAAATTTTTCCCACTACTACGTTTTTATATTTATCAGCCAGCCGCTCAACTTTTTCAACTTCAACCGTGTGCAGGCTTAAAAGCTCGCCCAGTTTTTCCGGGCTGACTGATTTCGGAATATCAACGAAATTTTTTAACCAATTTAAGGATAAATACATACAATAATTTAAAATTGTTTTAAAAATCTTAAATCGCCGCTATGGAATAATCTAATGTCATTAATGCCGTATTTCAGCATGACTAACCGGTCTAAGCCGTAGCCGAAAGCAAAACCCTGATATTTTTTCGAATCAATGCCGCCGGCTTCAAGCACGCTCGGATGCACCATGCCGCAGCCGCCGATTTCCAGCCAGCCGGTATTTTTACATACGCGGCAGCCGCGCCCAGCGCATAAAGAGCAGGAATATTCCAAGTTAGAGCCCGGCTCAACGAACGGATAAAACTTTGGCCGCAGGCGCAATAAAGCGTCAGGACCGAATAATTTTTTACCTAAAATTTCCAGTACGGCTTTAAGATGGCTAAAATTTATGCCTTCATCAATCATTAAACCTTCTAACTGATAAAAAGTATGCTCATGGCGCACGTCTGTGGCTTCGGAGCGAAAGCATCTGCCGGGCACAATGCACTTTAAGGGCGCGCCGTATTTTTGCATAGCCCGAATCTGCATGGGCGAAGTCTGCGTGCGCATCAACATATCCAGCTCGCCTTTACCATTTTTCTTATCAATATAAAAAGTATCCTGCATGTCGCGCGCCGGATGGAGCGGCGGAATATTTAACGCCGTAAAATTATAATAATCGCTTTCCAGCTCCGGTCCGTCTAAAATCATAAAGCCGAGCGACGCGAATAAATCTTCAATTTCGCTTTGAATGATGGTTAGCGGATGCAGATGGCCGGGCTTAATTTCTACGCCCGGCAAAGTCGCGTCAAGATAAGGCGCGCAGGCGGTTTCTTCCAGGCCGGCTTTAACTTCCGCGAATTTATTAATCAGCTCAAGCTTTATTTCATTAGCCAGTTTGCCTAAAATCTTTTTTTCCTCCGCGCTTAAATCAGCCACGCTCCTTAAAATTTTCGTTAGTTCGCCTTTGCGGCCGAGATATTTTATTTCTAAAGCGCGCCAAGCCTCAAGCTGTTTAACATTTTTTAGCTGATGCAAAATTTCATCTTTTAATTTTTGTAATTGTTCTTGCATAATAGCTACAACAATTTTTAAATTTTATTATTCAATACTATTTAACTCGTCCGGCGCTACTTTCGTCTTGCCATAGCTCAATAAAAAAAACTCCAGCGCGGACAAACCGATTATTAGGATTGACAGATTCAGCCAGCTTAATAAATTCCGTGAAAGCAAAAATAAAGACGCTACGATAAAGCCGGCGAAAAAAAATGACTGGCGAAAAGCGACTTTAACCTGGCTCGCCGGCAAGCAGGCCGTATTAATAACTAATTCATGGCGGAAAACCACGAATCTAACGACAAAACCGATAATGGCCGTTGTGCCGATAATTGAGAATAATAAAGACAGATAAAACAGAAAAAATCCGGTGCTATTAGTAGTTTCCGGGTCAACCGTTAAAACAATATAGCCGAAAGTCAGCCAGCAAAAAGCCGTCATAGCCGACATAATTAATAAATATAAGCGTAAAAACATGAATTTAATTTTTGAATTTTTATGCATTAACTTTACCATTTTATAACTAAATTTTCAACTCCGATATTCGCAGATTCCCTTAAAATCACACCAAGCGCACAGCTTACCCGGCTTAGCCTCAAATCGGCCTTGTTTTATCTCTTTAATGGTATTAATAATTTTAGCTTTTATTTTTTCCAAATCTTTGGCCGAACCGATAAATTCCACTTCGCTGTTATCGTTAAGATAATAAAAAGCCAAAGATTTGACTTCTTGTTTGAATAATTCCTGAATTGCCAATTGATAAATTAATAATTGCTCTTTATCCTGAAAAGCCAGCTTATCTTTAGGCTTGCCGGTCTTATAATCAACTAATTTTAGGCCGGCGCCAGCTTGATCAATCCGGTCAACCGTGCCGCGCACGATGTATGAATCTTGGCCATCCGCCACTCTGAAATTAAAGCCTTTTTCTAAATATAAAGCTAATGGCCAATTATCTTTATATTTTTCATAAAAAACAAGTAAAATTTCCCGGCCCTGCTGTTTTCTCTCCTGTTTTTTCTTTTTGGATTCAAACCAATCATCCACCCAGCTTTCTTCGTAAAGCTTTAAAATTTCTGCGAACGAGACGTCCGACGTCCT
Coding sequences within:
- the pheT gene encoding phenylalanine--tRNA ligase subunit beta; amino-acid sequence: MYLSLNWLKNFVDIPKSVSPEKLGELLSLHTVEVEKVERLADKYKNVVVGKILEVKPHPNADRLRLVLVDIGQEKLEIVCGADNIKPGQLVPVALIGAVLPSGLEIKPVEIRGVKSCGMLCAEDELGLGEDHAGIMILDKSPLPPFAKGGKIGQNFSDYLGLSDVVFEVDNKSITHRADLWSHYGLARDISAFLNVKFKIYKSKVDILKAKKITFKFKVKIEDFKLCPRYMAVGLEGIKVAPSPKWMQDRLSACGMRPINNIVDITNYVMLELGQPLHAFDKNFINEIIVRRAKAGEIIETLDGQKRELDKDMLVITDGRKPVAVAGVMGGVDSEINNQTSAVIVESANFNYDSVRKTAQKLSLRTEASMRFEKGLDPNLCELALNRAAELIIEICPGAKIASALIDENKYKLRQGPLELDLIWLNRFIGHEFTSKQVKQILEKLGFSLKARGEKFSVIIPSWRAVHDVSSPEDLAEEVARIYGYNNLKAKLPKIDLALPLVNAPKALERKIKNILSIGAGLCEVYNYSFVGAGELNKLKIDASSAIKLANPLSEDLALLRPSLIAGLLENIKTNQAKEDFISIYEIGSVFLNAPGEINKDNESGEKLLKQEKYLSLALACPSGLPAGRQGRQAGGEAADLFSQLKGIIEYLLSSLNLSAEFEIDGSPATWADKSAAAGIYADKKLIGRLAIAEKNLARAFGLKKTAIIAEINFKELFKLVENKPVKQFREPSKHPEALRDLAFVVNEKILYNNIKIEIEKFSDLIKRVELFDVYQGENLGPEKKSLAFHIIYQTERTLTSEEVDETQGKLVKHLEKELGAKIRDF
- the pheS gene encoding phenylalanine--tRNA ligase subunit alpha; the encoded protein is MQEQLQKLKDEILHQLKNVKQLEAWRALEIKYLGRKGELTKILRSVADLSAEEKKILGKLANEIKLELINKFAEVKAGLEETACAPYLDATLPGVEIKPGHLHPLTIIQSEIEDLFASLGFMILDGPELESDYYNFTALNIPPLHPARDMQDTFYIDKKNGKGELDMLMRTQTSPMQIRAMQKYGAPLKCIVPGRCFRSEATDVRHEHTFYQLEGLMIDEGINFSHLKAVLEILGKKLFGPDALLRLRPKFYPFVEPGSNLEYSCSLCAGRGCRVCKNTGWLEIGGCGMVHPSVLEAGGIDSKKYQGFAFGYGLDRLVMLKYGINDIRLFHSGDLRFLKQF